From a region of the Sporosarcina ureilytica genome:
- the ylqF gene encoding ribosome biogenesis GTPase YlqF: MTIQWFPGHMAKARREVTEKLKLVDIVFELIDARLPLSSRNPMIDEVIHQKPRLLILNKADLADNAETTKWIQYFKEQGMDAVAINSFQGQGLQKVTKTAKEILAPKIERMQSRGIRPGAIRAMIVGIPNVGKSTLINRLAKRNIAKTGNTPGVTRAQQWIKYGKELELLDTPGILWPKFEDQVAGYKLALTGAIKDTLLNMDDLALFGLRFLEEHYPERLNEKYGLTEIGESPDEILAVFDHIGQLRNVLTTGGEIDYDKVSELIVQDIRNEQLGKLTFDLTEELHE; the protein is encoded by the coding sequence ATGACCATACAGTGGTTTCCAGGTCATATGGCAAAAGCACGCCGAGAAGTAACTGAAAAATTGAAACTTGTTGATATTGTATTTGAGTTAATCGATGCAAGACTCCCTTTATCTTCGAGAAATCCAATGATTGATGAAGTGATTCATCAAAAGCCAAGGCTGCTTATTTTGAATAAAGCAGACCTTGCAGACAATGCCGAAACAACTAAATGGATTCAGTATTTTAAAGAGCAAGGGATGGATGCGGTTGCAATTAATTCATTCCAAGGGCAAGGTTTGCAAAAGGTTACAAAAACTGCCAAAGAAATCCTTGCACCTAAAATTGAACGTATGCAAAGCAGAGGAATTCGACCAGGGGCAATTCGTGCAATGATTGTTGGAATTCCAAACGTTGGAAAGTCAACATTAATTAATCGGTTAGCAAAAAGAAATATCGCCAAAACAGGGAATACGCCTGGTGTAACACGAGCGCAGCAATGGATAAAGTATGGCAAAGAATTGGAACTTCTAGATACGCCAGGTATTCTTTGGCCAAAATTTGAAGACCAAGTTGCGGGTTATAAACTTGCGTTAACAGGTGCGATAAAAGATACATTATTAAATATGGATGACTTAGCATTATTTGGACTTCGTTTTTTAGAAGAACATTACCCAGAGCGACTCAATGAAAAATATGGACTCACGGAAATTGGGGAGAGCCCTGATGAAATTTTAGCTGTGTTTGATCATATTGGTCAGCTTCGGAATGTCTTAACGACTGGCGGAGAGATTGATTATGATAAAGTATCTGAACTAATTGTCCAAGATATTCGCAATGAACAACTAGGGAAATTAACATTTGATCTTACGGAAGAATTGCATGAATAG
- the lepB gene encoding signal peptidase I: protein MDEKKTKNETWEWIKALLIAFGLAAIIRIFLFTPIVVDGVSMMPTLADGDKMIVNKIGYTIGKPDRFDIIVFHAPEQKDYIKRIIGLPGDEIEYRDDVLYVNGKAIEEPYLDKYKAEAEELPLTEDFMLEDKISSNIVPEGHVFVLGDNRRKSKDSRHIGVVPIDEIIGKTKFVFWPMKDFGFVD from the coding sequence ATGGACGAAAAAAAGACGAAAAATGAAACATGGGAATGGATAAAAGCACTATTAATTGCATTCGGCTTAGCGGCAATTATTCGGATATTTCTATTTACGCCAATTGTAGTAGACGGCGTATCTATGATGCCGACTTTAGCGGATGGAGATAAAATGATTGTCAATAAAATTGGGTATACAATCGGGAAGCCCGATCGATTCGATATTATCGTATTTCATGCACCTGAACAAAAAGATTATATTAAACGGATTATTGGCCTTCCGGGGGATGAGATAGAATATCGCGATGATGTGCTATATGTTAACGGGAAAGCGATAGAAGAACCTTATCTGGATAAGTACAAAGCAGAGGCGGAGGAGTTGCCGCTCACTGAAGATTTTATGCTTGAAGATAAAATCTCATCAAATATTGTTCCAGAAGGACATGTATTTGTATTAGGAGACAACCGAAGAAAAAGTAAAGACTCACGTCATATAGGAGTGGTCCCAATCGATGAAATTATTGGAAAGACAAAATTCGTCTTTTGGCCAATGAAAGACTTCGGATTCGTTGACTGA
- the rplS gene encoding 50S ribosomal protein L19, whose product MQNIIAEVTKDQLRTDLPKFRAGDTVRLHVRIVEGTRERIQLYEGVVIKRRGGGISETFTVRKISNGVGVERTFPVHTPKIEKIDVVRRGKVRRAKLYYLRSLRGRAARIKEIR is encoded by the coding sequence ATGCAAAACATTATTGCAGAAGTTACAAAAGATCAGCTTCGTACTGATTTACCAAAATTCCGTGCGGGAGACACTGTTCGTTTGCACGTAAGAATCGTAGAAGGAACGCGTGAGCGTATCCAGCTTTACGAAGGTGTTGTTATTAAACGCCGTGGTGGAGGAATTAGTGAAACATTCACAGTTCGTAAAATTTCTAACGGTGTAGGCGTTGAGCGTACATTCCCTGTACATACGCCAAAAATTGAAAAAATTGACGTTGTTCGTCGCGGTAAAGTACGCCGTGCAAAATTGTACTACCTACGCAGTCTACGTGGAAGAGCTGCACGTATCAAAGAAATTCGCTAA
- the trmD gene encoding tRNA (guanosine(37)-N1)-methyltransferase TrmD, protein MKIDILSLFPEMFEGVLHSSIMKKAQEKEAVEFGVTDFRDYSENKHRKVDDYPYGGGAGMVLKPEPLFAAVEAVTEDETTKPRVILLCPQGERFSQRKAEELAKEEHLILICGHYEGYDERIREELVTDEISLGDFVLTGGEIAAMAIVDSVVRLLPNVLGNTESSVLDSFSTGLLEHPQYTRPANFNGLEVPEVLLSGNHAKIEQWREEQALLRTFERRKDLLKGAPLTEHQKKLLVKLENKKSKDAEL, encoded by the coding sequence ATGAAAATAGATATTCTAAGTTTATTTCCAGAAATGTTTGAAGGCGTTTTACATTCTTCAATCATGAAAAAAGCGCAAGAAAAAGAAGCGGTCGAGTTTGGTGTTACAGATTTCAGGGATTACTCAGAGAACAAACATCGTAAAGTGGACGACTATCCGTACGGCGGCGGGGCAGGAATGGTATTGAAACCTGAACCGTTATTTGCGGCTGTAGAAGCTGTTACAGAGGATGAAACGACCAAGCCACGCGTTATTTTATTATGCCCACAAGGAGAACGTTTTTCTCAAAGAAAAGCTGAGGAACTGGCGAAAGAAGAACATTTAATCTTGATTTGTGGACATTATGAAGGGTATGACGAGCGAATTCGGGAAGAGCTTGTAACGGATGAAATTTCCCTTGGAGACTTCGTTCTAACAGGTGGAGAAATTGCAGCGATGGCTATTGTTGATAGTGTTGTCAGGCTTTTACCGAATGTACTCGGCAATACAGAATCCTCTGTACTTGATTCTTTTTCAACTGGTTTATTAGAACATCCTCAATATACCCGCCCTGCGAATTTTAACGGTCTAGAAGTTCCAGAAGTCTTACTTTCCGGAAACCATGCTAAAATAGAACAATGGCGCGAAGAACAAGCTTTACTTCGAACCTTTGAAAGAAGAAAAGACTTATTAAAAGGTGCCCCGTTAACCGAGCATCAAAAAAAGCTTTTAGTTAAATTAGAGAATAAAAAAAGTAAAGATGCTGAGCTCTGA
- the rimM gene encoding ribosome maturation factor RimM (Essential for efficient processing of 16S rRNA) produces MNWYNVGKIVNTHGVRGEVRVMSRTDFPEQRYAIGSELGLFLPKSKEPIHLIVATHRKHKNFDLLTFENHSNINDVEKYRDGILKVSEEHLGELDEHEFYYHEIIGCIVFDLEGTEIGKVTEIISTGANDVWSVKPETGKTHYIPYIEDVVKEVDIDNKKIVIDPLEGLLS; encoded by the coding sequence ATGAACTGGTATAACGTAGGAAAGATTGTCAACACGCATGGTGTTCGCGGTGAGGTCCGTGTGATGTCCCGTACAGATTTTCCTGAACAACGATATGCAATTGGAAGTGAATTAGGACTTTTCTTACCTAAAAGTAAAGAACCTATCCACTTAATTGTAGCAACCCATCGAAAACATAAAAATTTCGACTTACTAACGTTTGAAAACCATTCAAATATCAATGATGTTGAAAAGTATCGAGATGGTATTTTAAAAGTGTCAGAAGAGCATCTTGGGGAGTTAGATGAACATGAGTTTTATTATCATGAAATCATCGGTTGCATCGTATTTGATCTTGAAGGTACAGAAATTGGGAAAGTTACAGAGATCATTTCTACGGGGGCCAATGATGTGTGGAGTGTTAAGCCGGAAACTGGAAAGACACACTATATCCCATACATTGAGGATGTTGTCAAAGAGGTAGATATCGACAATAAAAAAATTGTGATTGATCCACTTGAAGGATTGTTATCATGA
- a CDS encoding KH domain-containing protein yields MKQLIETIVKPLVDYPDDVQVSMDERESRVTYKLSVNAEDMGKVIGKQGRVAKAIRTIVYSAAGSHHGKRVFVDIID; encoded by the coding sequence ATGAAGCAGCTGATTGAAACGATTGTTAAACCATTAGTCGATTATCCTGACGACGTTCAGGTATCGATGGATGAACGGGAAAGCCGAGTTACGTATAAACTTTCTGTTAATGCCGAAGATATGGGTAAAGTAATCGGAAAGCAAGGACGCGTTGCAAAAGCAATCCGCACGATAGTTTATTCAGCAGCAGGCAGTCACCACGGCAAAAGAGTATTTGTCGATATTATAGATTGA
- the rpsP gene encoding 30S ribosomal protein S16, whose product MAVKIRLKRMGAKKTPFYRIVVADSRSPRDGRQIETVGTYNPLTSPVELKIDEELALKWLQNGAQPSDTVRNLFSDQGIMEKFHNAKHGK is encoded by the coding sequence ATGGCAGTTAAAATTCGTTTAAAACGTATGGGAGCTAAAAAAACTCCTTTCTATCGTATTGTAGTAGCAGATTCACGTTCACCACGTGATGGTCGTCAAATCGAGACTGTTGGAACGTACAATCCACTTACAAGCCCGGTAGAGTTAAAAATCGATGAAGAGCTAGCGCTTAAGTGGCTACAGAACGGTGCACAACCATCTGACACAGTGCGCAACCTGTTTTCTGACCAAGGCATCATGGAAAAATTCCATAATGCAAAACATGGTAAATAA
- the ffh gene encoding signal recognition particle protein, with amino-acid sequence MAFEGLAERLQGTLQKIRGKGKVNEADVKEMMREVRFALIEADVNLKVVREFVKKVSEKAVGQDVLKSLTPGQQVVKIVQDELTNLMGGEQEPIQFARKAPTVIMMVGLQGAGKTTTTGKLAALLRKRHNKRPLLVAADVYRPAAIQQLETLGKQLTIPVFSLGTDISPVDIVKQALEEAEKEHHDVVIVDTAGRLHVDETLMQELKDIQELSTPDEVFLVVDAMTGQDAVNVAQNFNETVGITGVVLTKLDGDTRGGAALSIRSVTEKPIKFVGVGEHMDALEPFHPERMASRILGMGDVMSLIEKAQANVDEEKAKEMEEKFRTQSFTLDDFLDQLQQVKKMGPLDELLKMMPGANKIKGLENAQVDEKQMGRVEAVIQSMTPAERTTPEIINANRRRRIAKGSGTSIQEVNRLLKQFNDMKKMVKQMTNMQQKGNKRMKMPGLDSFFR; translated from the coding sequence ATGGCATTTGAAGGATTAGCTGAGAGGCTGCAAGGAACGCTCCAAAAAATTAGGGGCAAAGGGAAAGTAAACGAAGCAGACGTCAAAGAGATGATGCGTGAAGTTCGCTTTGCGCTCATTGAAGCGGACGTTAACTTAAAAGTCGTTCGTGAATTCGTAAAAAAAGTTAGTGAAAAGGCTGTCGGGCAAGATGTACTGAAGAGCTTAACGCCTGGACAGCAAGTTGTGAAAATTGTTCAAGATGAATTGACGAATTTAATGGGTGGCGAACAAGAACCGATTCAATTCGCTAGAAAAGCACCAACCGTTATTATGATGGTTGGTTTACAAGGTGCCGGTAAGACGACAACTACCGGAAAGCTTGCTGCGTTATTACGTAAACGTCATAATAAAAGACCACTCCTTGTTGCAGCAGACGTTTATCGACCAGCCGCAATTCAACAATTAGAAACACTTGGGAAGCAATTAACGATACCAGTGTTCTCACTTGGAACGGATATTTCGCCTGTGGACATTGTAAAGCAAGCGTTGGAAGAAGCAGAAAAAGAACATCATGATGTTGTCATTGTGGATACAGCAGGTCGATTGCATGTTGACGAAACATTAATGCAGGAACTTAAGGATATCCAAGAACTGTCAACTCCAGATGAGGTCTTTCTTGTTGTCGATGCAATGACCGGGCAAGATGCTGTCAACGTAGCACAAAATTTCAATGAGACAGTTGGAATTACTGGTGTTGTGTTGACAAAACTTGACGGTGATACAAGAGGTGGAGCTGCGCTTTCAATCCGTTCTGTAACAGAAAAACCGATTAAATTTGTCGGGGTTGGCGAGCACATGGATGCCCTCGAACCATTCCATCCAGAAAGAATGGCCTCAAGAATCCTTGGGATGGGTGACGTTATGTCACTTATTGAAAAAGCCCAAGCGAATGTGGATGAAGAAAAAGCGAAGGAAATGGAAGAAAAATTCCGTACCCAATCCTTTACACTTGATGATTTCTTAGACCAATTACAACAAGTGAAAAAAATGGGTCCTCTTGATGAGCTATTGAAAATGATGCCAGGCGCAAATAAAATTAAAGGCTTGGAAAATGCTCAAGTAGATGAGAAGCAGATGGGACGCGTTGAGGCAGTTATCCAATCGATGACGCCTGCGGAGCGTACAACACCCGAAATTATTAATGCAAACAGACGTAGACGTATTGCAAAAGGATCGGGTACATCTATTCAAGAAGTAAACCGTTTGTTAAAGCAGTTTAACGATATGAAGAAAATGGTTAAACAGATGACAAATATGCAACAAAAAGGAAATAAACGTATGAAAATGCCTGGTCTCGACTCTTTTTTTAGGTGA
- a CDS encoding putative DNA-binding protein: protein MSLVKTTRVNFLFDFYQSLLTDKQRTYMKLYYLEDLSLGEIAEEHDVSRQAVYDNVRRTEAMLEDYEQKLNLFSKFQRRLAIIEKMEKMLVDESAQSEEIKRLLYALKDHE, encoded by the coding sequence ATGTCGCTCGTAAAAACGACACGTGTTAACTTCCTTTTTGATTTTTATCAATCACTTTTGACGGATAAACAAAGAACGTATATGAAATTATATTATCTGGAAGACTTGTCGCTAGGAGAAATTGCTGAAGAGCACGATGTATCTAGGCAAGCTGTGTATGATAATGTTCGACGGACGGAAGCCATGTTAGAAGACTATGAACAAAAATTAAATTTGTTTTCCAAATTTCAAAGACGATTAGCAATCATTGAAAAGATGGAGAAAATGTTAGTAGATGAATCGGCTCAATCAGAAGAGATAAAGCGTTTATTGTACGCATTAAAAGATCATGAGTAG
- the ftsY gene encoding signal recognition particle-docking protein FtsY, which produces MSFFRRLKEKITGTNEAVTEKFKDGLTKTRDQFTSKINDLVARFREVDEEFFEELEDLLLQADVGFETVMELIDELKLEVQRKNIKNTEGIQSVISQKLVEIYNAGKENDGGLNLQKEGLSVILMVGVNGVGKTTTIGKLASRFKAEGKSVMLAAGDTFRAGAIDQLVVWGERTGVEVIRQSEGSDPAAVMYDAIRAAKNRNVDILICDTAGRLQNKVNLMNELEKVHRVIDREVPGAPHEVLLALDATTGQNALVQAQTFQEATNVSGIVLTKLDGTAKGGIVLAIKNKLNIPVKFVGLGEGVDDLQPFDPEKYVYGLFAEGLEQEDEKEDK; this is translated from the coding sequence ATGTCATTTTTTAGAAGGTTAAAAGAGAAGATTACTGGAACGAACGAAGCGGTGACAGAAAAATTTAAAGATGGACTGACGAAAACTCGTGACCAGTTTACATCTAAAATAAATGATCTTGTCGCTCGGTTTAGGGAAGTAGATGAGGAGTTTTTCGAAGAACTCGAAGACTTGCTATTACAAGCGGACGTTGGCTTTGAAACAGTTATGGAGCTAATCGATGAATTAAAACTTGAAGTACAAAGGAAAAACATCAAAAATACGGAAGGCATTCAATCTGTTATTTCTCAAAAACTAGTAGAGATTTACAATGCCGGTAAGGAAAATGATGGAGGGCTCAATTTACAAAAGGAAGGGCTGTCCGTCATCTTAATGGTCGGTGTGAATGGTGTTGGGAAAACAACGACGATTGGAAAACTAGCTTCACGATTTAAAGCGGAAGGTAAATCTGTCATGTTAGCAGCGGGGGATACGTTCCGTGCGGGGGCAATTGATCAATTAGTCGTATGGGGTGAACGAACAGGAGTAGAAGTCATTCGCCAATCTGAAGGTTCTGACCCAGCCGCGGTGATGTACGATGCAATCCGTGCAGCCAAAAATCGAAACGTTGATATTTTAATTTGTGATACGGCAGGACGACTTCAAAATAAGGTGAACTTGATGAATGAGCTGGAAAAAGTTCATCGTGTCATCGATCGTGAGGTACCAGGGGCTCCCCATGAAGTGTTGCTAGCACTAGATGCAACGACTGGCCAAAATGCACTTGTCCAAGCACAAACGTTCCAAGAGGCAACAAATGTATCAGGGATTGTATTAACAAAGCTAGATGGTACAGCAAAGGGTGGAATTGTCTTAGCGATCAAAAATAAGTTGAACATTCCAGTGAAGTTTGTCGGTCTTGGAGAAGGCGTAGATGATTTACAACCGTTTGATCCAGAGAAATATGTTTATGGATTATTTGCTGAAGGACTCGAACAAGAGGACGAGAAAGAAGACAAGTAA